One Ostreibacterium oceani genomic region harbors:
- the pheA gene encoding prephenate dehydratase — MANQDLLVYRDKIDAIDEQILALLSSRAACAKAIGHIKQNQTVAMPFYRPEREKAVLERLMDMNPGPLPDKEIRRLFREVMSACLALEMPMDIAYLGPEGTYTQAAVLKQFGHSVNTVPLRTIPDVFKAVQSENAHFGIVPSENSTEGVVTHTLDMLLQSDLRICGEILLRIQHNLLSNAESLSAVKAVYAHEQALAQCRNWLNRYIPHADLRPVSSNGKAAEIAATEANAAAIAGQMASDFYGLSILAAGIEDETNNTTRFLVIGNQQLTPTGDDKTSLVVSANNHPGLLHQLLEPIARYKVNMTRLESRPARQAIWEYVFFIDLEGHEHDEKTASLLAEIKRTASFFKVLGSYPVGTVF; from the coding sequence ATGGCAAATCAAGATTTACTGGTCTATCGCGATAAAATTGATGCAATAGATGAACAAATCCTCGCGTTGCTATCATCGCGCGCTGCGTGTGCCAAAGCAATCGGGCATATCAAGCAAAACCAAACCGTGGCAATGCCATTTTATCGGCCTGAACGCGAAAAAGCGGTACTAGAACGTTTGATGGATATGAATCCAGGCCCATTGCCAGATAAAGAAATCCGTCGCTTATTCCGTGAAGTGATGTCTGCGTGTTTAGCCTTAGAAATGCCGATGGATATTGCGTATTTGGGCCCAGAAGGGACTTACACACAAGCCGCAGTACTAAAGCAATTTGGTCATTCGGTTAATACCGTACCGCTACGCACCATCCCCGATGTGTTTAAGGCTGTACAATCAGAAAATGCCCATTTCGGTATTGTCCCTAGCGAAAATTCAACCGAAGGGGTGGTGACACATACGCTAGATATGTTGTTGCAATCGGATTTGCGTATTTGCGGTGAGATTTTATTGCGCATTCAGCACAACTTGCTATCCAATGCCGAAAGCTTGTCAGCCGTCAAAGCGGTTTATGCGCACGAACAAGCCTTGGCGCAGTGCCGTAACTGGCTAAACCGCTATATTCCTCATGCGGATTTGCGCCCCGTTTCAAGTAACGGCAAAGCGGCTGAAATTGCGGCAACAGAAGCCAACGCTGCCGCCATCGCAGGACAAATGGCATCGGATTTTTATGGCTTGAGTATTCTGGCTGCTGGTATTGAAGATGAAACCAATAATACGACCCGTTTTTTGGTCATTGGCAACCAACAGCTGACACCGACAGGCGATGACAAAACCAGCTTAGTGGTCTCGGCAAATAATCACCCTGGATTGCTACACCAATTACTCGAGCCAATCGCAAGGTATAAAGTCAATATGACACGTCTAGAGTCGCGTCCAGCGCGTCAAGCTATATGGGAATATGTGTTTTTTATTGATTTAGAAGGCCACGAACACGATGAAAAAACGGCATCGCTGTTAGCAGAAATAAAACGCACCGCGAGCTTTTTCAAAGTGCTTGGTTCTTATCCTGTTGGCACAGTATTTTAG
- a CDS encoding prephenate dehydrogenase: MIGASFVLGLRQAGLVGKVVGVDVAEAELVTAKTLGIIDETATIDTLPPVDLIIIATPVGVMPRIFNALAHYPWLADTLITDVGSTKQSVIAAAEAAFPDWPRNFVPGHPVAGREYIGVAYAVADMFDGFRVVLTPHEKNDHGAVMRVAALWQACGAHVEQMSASAHDRVLAATSHLPHVLSYCLMESLATTEYETSIFDYAAGGFKSFTRTASSNPVMWRDICLNNNTDILYWLDHYLDTLAEMRDLIADEAGDELLAVYERAKSIRDNHIHLTQTQSVAKSSDTATQTLASFVSKDKTK, from the coding sequence ATGATTGGTGCTTCGTTTGTATTGGGGTTAAGGCAAGCGGGGCTTGTTGGCAAAGTGGTCGGTGTGGATGTCGCTGAGGCCGAATTAGTAACGGCTAAAACACTGGGCATTATTGACGAGACGGCCACCATTGACACACTACCACCAGTGGATTTGATTATTATTGCAACCCCCGTTGGTGTGATGCCCCGTATTTTTAACGCATTGGCGCATTATCCTTGGTTAGCCGATACCTTGATTACGGATGTTGGCAGCACCAAACAATCGGTAATTGCGGCCGCAGAAGCGGCTTTTCCCGATTGGCCGAGAAATTTTGTCCCAGGCCATCCCGTGGCAGGGCGTGAGTATATTGGGGTTGCTTATGCCGTTGCCGATATGTTTGATGGTTTCCGTGTGGTTTTAACGCCGCACGAGAAAAATGACCACGGTGCCGTAATGCGGGTTGCGGCGCTTTGGCAGGCTTGTGGCGCGCATGTCGAACAAATGTCGGCTAGCGCCCACGATCGCGTATTGGCGGCGACATCGCATTTGCCGCATGTGTTGTCTTATTGTTTGATGGAAAGCTTGGCAACGACAGAGTACGAAACGTCTATTTTTGATTATGCGGCGGGTGGTTTTAAGTCTTTTACCCGCACGGCATCGTCGAACCCAGTGATGTGGCGTGACATCTGTTTAAATAACAACACGGATATTCTGTATTGGTTAGACCACTATTTGGATACTTTGGCAGAAATGCGCGACTTAATTGCCGATGAGGCAGGCGATGAACTATTAGCCGTTTATGAGCGTGCGAAATCCATTCGGGATAACCATATCCACCTGACACAGACACAAAGTGTTGCTAAATCGAGCGATACAGCAACACAAACACTGGCATCATTTGTGTCAAAAGACAAAACTAAGTAA
- a CDS encoding sulfite exporter TauE/SafE family protein, whose amino-acid sequence MTITELPLLLTTFVIGLLGSSHCIGMCGGLQQLLLQIGPKQTRIAPIYLYNLGRLSSYLCIAFLSALLLNRFAEQTAGLIPYANSVRLLAAFIMLYLGVGYFVRFPKLRFFTQPAQALWRRLRQFAAPWMPPKNLYQVYAIGLIWGWIPCSLVYSALAVSLSAPTTLLSVIAMACFGLGTMPTLIGIGLLSNHLQRLKKYRALLALLLILLGCYSLLSFVF is encoded by the coding sequence ATGACCATCACTGAGCTACCGTTATTACTAACCACGTTTGTTATCGGGCTACTCGGTAGCAGTCATTGCATCGGGATGTGTGGTGGCTTGCAACAACTGCTATTACAAATTGGCCCCAAACAAACACGCATCGCCCCTATTTATTTGTACAACCTCGGTCGATTAAGCAGTTATTTATGTATCGCTTTTTTATCTGCACTCCTACTCAACCGATTTGCTGAGCAAACGGCAGGGCTAATTCCCTATGCCAATAGTGTTAGATTGCTGGCGGCATTTATCATGCTTTATTTAGGCGTAGGTTATTTTGTTCGATTCCCTAAATTGCGTTTCTTTACCCAGCCCGCCCAAGCCTTATGGCGTCGCTTACGCCAATTTGCTGCACCTTGGATGCCACCCAAAAACCTATACCAAGTCTATGCGATTGGCCTTATTTGGGGATGGATTCCGTGTTCGTTGGTTTATAGCGCCTTGGCGGTTTCTCTGTCGGCCCCGACCACCTTGCTTAGTGTCATTGCGATGGCTTGTTTTGGCTTGGGCACAATGCCAACGCTGATTGGCATTGGGTTGCTGTCTAATCACTTGCAACGCTTAAAAAAATACCGCGCGCTACTCGCCTTATTATTGATATTACTGGGTTGTTATTCCTTACTTAGTTTTGTCTTTTGA
- the ccoS gene encoding cbb3-type cytochrome oxidase assembly protein CcoS has protein sequence MSILYVLIPLTITLLLVAVYAFFWAVNHQQFDDLDSPAYRVLLDDDSDAHMQGQAQEEAQKEAQKQGQEQKQEREQESDNDDKTNNPHNTHQPTKANQPTKPLPPDDHH, from the coding sequence ATGAGTATTTTATACGTCTTAATTCCGTTGACCATTACGCTTTTACTGGTGGCTGTTTACGCCTTTTTTTGGGCCGTTAATCATCAACAATTTGATGACTTAGATAGCCCTGCTTATCGCGTGTTGTTAGATGACGACAGCGATGCACACATGCAAGGCCAAGCGCAGGAAGAGGCGCAGAAAGAGGCGCAGAAACAAGGGCAAGAACAGAAACAGGAGCGAGAGCAAGAAAGCGACAACGACGACAAAACCAACAATCCTCACAACACTCACCAACCCACAAAAGCAAACCAACCCACAAAACCACTCCCCCCAGATGACCATCACTGA
- a CDS encoding heavy metal translocating P-type ATPase, which yields MPDTSSLCFHCLTPIDAHVKISAPIRGQTAHFCCHGCLGVTQWVHDSGLANYYNVRTGAPKVDSERAAHYASYDLPEIYEKYTSKLEPNDLNKLAKLDNPSDLGDSNDSSDRSQSMRQIDLFVADTHCAACMWLIEKSLQRIAGVVYAAGNASTQALRIQWHDNTTSLSTLLQTIAKLGYRPLLDKQNAAQQFYMATRKTQLKRLAVAGLGMMQVMMYSVALYAGAFYDMSDPIKHFLQWVSFFITTPVFFYAGYPFLHSLYQAIAGFYQPQKTFKQILRSQYYRLNMNVPVGLAITLAYCFSVYHLLLGAGEIYFDSVVMFIFFLSASRYLEVMGKNKAQRDSALNEQILPEVVQKVVDKTTQTATQTANQATNQIAQAIDDKTSSRKMTSGKSFETRPTPLASIALGDRLSVPAGDIIAGDGVVISGQSTVDESLLTGEARPIKKGPNDTVFAGSINQEQPLIIEMTALTNHTTLAKTQQLIQSAHTQKPKLQEITDRISAYVVAFILLSTSMTYFVWWAFIDDRRAFEVMLAVLVATCPCALSLSVPTAYASASSLLAKYRIFMRNNMALDAIPKITQLIFDKTGTLTTDDMHLVKLYNKTEHADTDILAIAAALESGIHHPIAKAFKPFINPSIHSEDTTIFTSEGVSGRVNGTPYFIGSQQAIIQRFPALAEQTQPNAIHLCQTNQSREEQPHDEQSHDKRLDSLIACFHLSDEINSAAASAITKLRHLSLQILSGDSTARVAEIAQKLNLTDYRGEQTPEHKLQAVAHSQQQQQHVMMIGDGINDAPVLAQADVSIAVGNASALSRSQSDMVLPSPDLNKIPFIFRVAKKTRRIIIQNLILSIGYNVTAIPLAILGFLPPWAAALGMSLSSLVVLSNALRISWIKP from the coding sequence ATGCCAGACACGTCTTCGCTTTGTTTTCATTGCCTAACGCCCATTGACGCACACGTCAAAATTTCAGCCCCTATTCGAGGACAAACTGCCCATTTTTGCTGCCACGGCTGCCTCGGCGTCACCCAATGGGTGCATGACAGTGGGCTGGCCAATTACTACAACGTCAGAACAGGTGCCCCCAAAGTCGATAGTGAACGTGCAGCCCATTATGCATCCTATGATTTGCCTGAGATTTATGAAAAATACACGAGCAAACTCGAGCCTAACGACCTGAATAAGCTAGCTAAGCTAGATAACCCAAGCGACCTCGGCGACTCAAACGACTCAAGCGACCGCAGCCAGTCAATGCGACAAATTGACCTATTTGTTGCCGATACGCATTGCGCCGCCTGCATGTGGCTAATTGAAAAAAGCCTACAGCGCATTGCTGGTGTCGTCTATGCAGCAGGTAATGCCTCGACCCAAGCGCTACGCATCCAATGGCACGACAATACCACCTCGCTATCCACACTATTACAAACTATCGCAAAACTAGGATATCGGCCGCTACTGGACAAACAAAATGCGGCGCAGCAATTTTATATGGCCACCCGAAAAACGCAGCTAAAGCGCCTAGCAGTCGCTGGATTAGGTATGATGCAAGTCATGATGTACTCTGTCGCGCTTTATGCGGGTGCGTTTTACGATATGTCAGACCCCATCAAGCACTTTTTACAGTGGGTGAGTTTCTTTATCACGACACCCGTTTTCTTTTACGCGGGCTACCCGTTTTTACACAGCTTATACCAGGCCATTGCAGGGTTTTATCAGCCACAAAAAACCTTCAAACAAATCCTGCGATCGCAATATTATCGGCTCAACATGAATGTACCAGTTGGTCTCGCCATTACGCTGGCGTATTGCTTTAGCGTGTATCATCTCCTTTTGGGGGCAGGTGAAATCTATTTTGACTCGGTGGTGATGTTTATTTTTTTCCTATCGGCCAGTCGTTACTTAGAAGTCATGGGCAAAAACAAGGCTCAACGCGATAGCGCCCTTAACGAGCAAATACTCCCCGAGGTTGTCCAGAAAGTTGTCGACAAGACTACTCAAACAGCCACTCAAACAGCCAATCAAGCAACTAATCAAATAGCCCAAGCAATCGACGACAAGACGTCCAGCAGAAAGATGACCAGCGGAAAATCGTTCGAAACGCGCCCTACGCCACTCGCGTCTATCGCCCTAGGGGACAGGCTTAGCGTGCCTGCTGGCGATATCATTGCAGGCGATGGTGTGGTCATTTCAGGTCAATCGACCGTCGATGAATCGTTATTGACGGGTGAGGCGCGACCAATTAAAAAAGGACCAAACGACACTGTCTTTGCAGGCTCAATCAACCAAGAACAACCCCTGATTATTGAAATGACTGCGCTGACTAACCACACCACGCTCGCCAAAACGCAGCAATTAATTCAATCCGCCCACACACAAAAACCCAAACTACAAGAAATTACCGACCGCATTTCCGCCTATGTAGTTGCTTTCATTTTACTTTCTACCTCAATGACTTATTTCGTTTGGTGGGCGTTTATTGATGACCGACGTGCTTTTGAAGTCATGCTGGCTGTGCTCGTGGCAACGTGCCCTTGCGCGCTCTCGCTGTCTGTTCCTACTGCATACGCCAGCGCATCAAGCTTACTGGCCAAATATCGTATTTTTATGCGCAATAACATGGCGCTAGATGCCATCCCTAAAATCACGCAATTGATATTTGACAAGACGGGAACACTGACCACCGATGACATGCATCTTGTCAAACTATATAATAAGACAGAACACGCTGACACGGATATTCTCGCCATTGCTGCGGCCCTAGAAAGCGGCATTCACCACCCTATCGCTAAGGCATTCAAACCATTTATCAACCCAAGCATCCACAGTGAAGACACGACTATTTTTACCAGTGAAGGGGTTAGCGGCCGCGTGAATGGCACGCCCTATTTTATCGGTAGCCAGCAGGCCATTATACAGCGTTTCCCAGCGCTGGCAGAGCAAACCCAGCCCAATGCCATCCACCTTTGCCAAACCAATCAATCCCGCGAAGAGCAACCCCACGATGAGCAGTCTCACGATAAACGGCTTGACAGTCTCATCGCGTGTTTTCACCTCAGTGATGAGATTAATTCAGCCGCTGCCAGTGCCATCACAAAATTACGCCACCTTTCATTACAGATTCTAAGTGGAGATAGCACCGCACGTGTGGCAGAAATCGCGCAAAAACTCAATCTCACAGATTACCGAGGCGAACAAACTCCTGAGCATAAATTACAAGCAGTCGCTCATAGCCAACAGCAACAACAACACGTGATGATGATTGGCGATGGCATTAATGATGCGCCTGTCTTGGCTCAGGCCGATGTCTCCATTGCAGTCGGTAATGCATCGGCGTTATCGCGTAGCCAATCTGACATGGTATTGCCTAGCCCCGATTTAAACAAGATTCCGTTTATTTTTCGAGTTGCCAAAAAAACACGCCGTATCATTATACAAAATTTAATTCTATCAATTGGTTATAATGTCACTGCGATTCCGCTGGCCATTTTGGGCTTTTTACCGCCGTGGGCGGCGGCGCTTGGCATGTCATTGAGCTCGCTCGTCGTGTTAAGCAATGCCCTGCGCATTAGCTGGATAAAGCCATGA
- a CDS encoding FixH family protein translates to MNQSPTSGMPWYRYPYVWLFLIIVPGLALTGTATLLYIAITNTDSGVIESYHQRGKSPGQATPLEAVAASRDLLARLTLTPDKIIVTFNQRIDGMTALTLLFRHPTLEKQDFSLPLTRISEQQYTVAAPDNIRGNKWDLLIDAQMIGVQSIIPEGTSEAISETISETASEKTSATEKIWRIKGRLLQSESSILLSPTGSQEPSNQSTTGSQPTTDSG, encoded by the coding sequence ATGAATCAATCCCCCACCTCAGGCATGCCATGGTACCGCTACCCTTACGTTTGGCTGTTTTTAATCATTGTGCCTGGGTTAGCCTTAACAGGCACGGCTACTTTATTATACATTGCGATTACGAATACCGATTCGGGTGTTATCGAAAGCTACCATCAGCGCGGCAAAAGCCCCGGCCAAGCCACGCCGCTAGAAGCAGTAGCCGCCTCACGCGATTTGCTCGCCAGACTTACCCTGACACCTGACAAAATCATTGTGACTTTTAACCAGCGCATTGACGGCATGACCGCCCTGACCTTATTATTTAGACACCCAACCCTTGAAAAACAAGATTTTTCCCTGCCGCTGACACGTATCAGCGAGCAACAATACACCGTCGCAGCCCCTGACAATATACGGGGTAATAAATGGGACTTGCTCATTGACGCACAAATGATTGGCGTACAAAGCATAATACCAGAAGGAACATCAGAAGCGATATCAGAAACAATATCAGAAACAGCGTCAGAAAAAACCAGCGCCACAGAAAAAATTTGGCGTATTAAGGGGCGGCTACTGCAATCAGAATCCTCAATTTTGTTAAGTCCAACAGGCAGTCAGGAGCCAAGTAACCAGTCAACGACGGGGAGCCAGCCAACGACGGATAGCGGATAA
- the ccoG gene encoding cytochrome c oxidase accessory protein CcoG, producing MTKRANNTPASTSSNQAQIDEKIIHLYESRKKIYPREVKGIFAKIRDNGLVVLLAIYFLLPWLNWDNRQAILFDMPNRRFYIFDIVIWPQDLIILTLFLFIMAMTLFFLTALVGRVWCGYACPQTIWTEAFIWLERFAEGSRIQQIKLDKQPWNAQKIRKKVTKHALWIILALWTGLTFVGYFTAIRALIPDFFTLSASFAATFWALFYAGATYLNAGWLREQFCKTMCPYARFQGAMYDENTLLIAYDKQRGEPRRKAKRGENQDGHCIDCNLCVQVCPVGIDIRDGNQSECINCSLCIDACNDVMDQIEAPRGLIRYASDNEMMGKKTRYIRPKTIGYGVILAVGISVLIYQVITISAIELNIKRDRNILARYAPNNQIENVYSINLLNKTLDDANYEISAAGIDGLTVQGAQTGFSVKSGEVFDTTIRILADKDLLTNYNTPIELIVKNTTTGEVHRSQTRFLNVTRD from the coding sequence ATGACAAAACGCGCGAACAACACACCTGCATCAACATCATCAAATCAAGCACAAATTGATGAGAAAATCATTCATTTGTACGAAAGCCGCAAAAAAATCTACCCGCGCGAAGTCAAAGGCATTTTTGCCAAAATCCGTGACAATGGACTCGTTGTTTTACTAGCCATTTATTTTCTACTCCCTTGGCTAAACTGGGATAATCGCCAAGCTATCTTGTTTGACATGCCCAACCGCCGATTTTATATTTTCGATATTGTGATTTGGCCGCAGGATTTGATTATCCTGACGCTATTTTTATTTATTATGGCGATGACGCTCTTTTTCTTAACCGCTTTAGTCGGCCGTGTCTGGTGTGGTTATGCCTGCCCGCAAACAATTTGGACCGAGGCATTTATTTGGCTAGAGCGGTTCGCCGAAGGCAGTCGTATTCAACAAATCAAACTCGACAAGCAACCTTGGAATGCCCAAAAAATCCGCAAAAAAGTCACAAAACATGCGTTATGGATAATTCTCGCGTTATGGACAGGACTAACTTTTGTCGGGTATTTCACCGCCATTCGCGCGCTGATTCCTGACTTTTTCACCTTAAGCGCGAGCTTTGCTGCCACCTTTTGGGCGCTTTTTTACGCTGGCGCGACGTATTTAAACGCAGGCTGGTTACGCGAGCAATTCTGCAAAACCATGTGCCCTTACGCCCGCTTTCAAGGCGCGATGTACGACGAAAACACCTTGCTCATCGCCTATGACAAACAACGGGGTGAGCCACGCCGCAAAGCCAAACGCGGCGAAAACCAAGACGGACACTGTATCGACTGCAATCTATGTGTTCAAGTATGCCCTGTTGGCATCGATATTCGTGATGGTAACCAATCCGAATGCATTAATTGCTCACTCTGTATTGACGCCTGCAATGATGTCATGGATCAAATCGAAGCACCCAGAGGACTGATTCGCTACGCATCAGACAATGAAATGATGGGCAAAAAAACCCGCTATATTCGCCCCAAGACAATAGGCTATGGCGTTATCCTAGCGGTAGGTATTAGCGTGCTTATCTATCAAGTTATCACGATTAGTGCTATCGAGCTCAACATCAAACGTGACCGGAACATACTGGCACGCTATGCCCCAAATAACCAAATAGAAAATGTCTATAGCATTAATCTACTCAACAAGACCTTAGATGATGCCAACTATGAGATTTCTGCAGCGGGTATTGACGGTCTGACCGTTCAGGGCGCACAAACGGGGTTCTCAGTCAAATCAGGCGAAGTCTTTGACACAACGATACGCATACTAGCGGATAAAGATTTGCTCACGAACTACAATACGCCGATTGAATTAATCGTCAAAAACACAACCACAGGGGAAGTCCACCGTTCCCAGACCCGCTTTCTAAACGTAACCAGAGACTAA
- the ccoP gene encoding cytochrome-c oxidase, cbb3-type subunit III gives MSPFASYFVTFVVLASLVGYILLLWGTSKIKIGKDDDEETGHSWDGITELNSPLPKWWFWTFLAVSIWAIGFVFAYPALGNNEGFLGWTKEKQYEEALQLTDKKYSEYYATITNGPIEEIAQNPATIQTGQRLFLNNCAVCHGSDAGGAVGYPSLRDSDWLYGGEPAAIIHSIAQGRRGVMPTQTDPLMVFAENNGLDKDTIIDDTAEYVLSLSGNGEPNAAGEKAYQNVCAACHAPDGTGLAAVGGPNLTDDIWLYGTGDNAVDNLRSIVLTSIYNGRQNVMPAHADILSEEKIKTLAAYIYSLSQENPSAQ, from the coding sequence ATGAGTCCATTTGCTAGCTACTTTGTCACATTTGTTGTCCTAGCTTCGTTAGTTGGCTACATTTTATTATTGTGGGGCACGTCTAAAATCAAGATCGGCAAAGACGACGACGAAGAAACAGGGCATAGCTGGGATGGTATTACCGAGCTAAACTCACCCTTACCTAAATGGTGGTTTTGGACGTTCTTGGCGGTGTCGATTTGGGCGATTGGGTTTGTCTTTGCCTACCCAGCGCTTGGTAACAACGAAGGTTTCCTCGGCTGGACCAAAGAAAAGCAATACGAAGAAGCCCTGCAACTCACCGATAAAAAATACAGCGAGTACTACGCCACCATCACCAACGGTCCTATCGAAGAAATCGCCCAAAATCCAGCAACTATCCAAACTGGGCAACGTTTATTTTTAAATAACTGTGCCGTTTGTCATGGCTCTGATGCGGGTGGCGCAGTCGGCTACCCAAGCCTACGCGATAGTGATTGGTTATACGGTGGCGAACCCGCCGCGATTATCCACAGCATTGCCCAAGGTCGCCGTGGCGTCATGCCCACACAGACAGACCCGCTTATGGTCTTTGCTGAAAATAACGGGCTAGATAAAGACACCATCATCGACGATACCGCCGAATACGTTTTATCGCTCTCAGGTAATGGCGAGCCTAATGCGGCGGGTGAAAAAGCCTATCAAAATGTCTGCGCGGCGTGTCACGCGCCAGACGGCACAGGGCTTGCCGCTGTCGGCGGCCCCAACCTAACCGACGATATTTGGCTCTATGGTACTGGCGACAACGCCGTTGACAACCTGCGCAGTATCGTGCTAACCAGCATTTACAATGGTCGTCAAAACGTCATGCCTGCGCACGCTGACATTCTTTCTGAAGAAAAAATCAAAACGCTAGCGGCTTATATCTACTCATTATCACAAGAAAACCCAAGCGCACAGTAA
- the ccoO gene encoding cytochrome-c oxidase, cbb3-type subunit II, whose product MLKHSHIEKSVTWLGLLTVLAIIWGGLVQIMPLFTQNELTEPCDWVKPRPALEQAGFNIYVREGCYNCHSQMIRPFRWETERYGAYSLACESVYDRPFQWGSKRTGPDLARVGGRYSDEWHYLHLIDPRTLVPESNMPAFPWLETTPVDAELTQKSMRTLKDSFGHPYTEAQIENAINDLEGKTEIEAVIAYLQGLGVGRNIKR is encoded by the coding sequence ATGTTAAAGCATTCACACATTGAAAAAAGTGTCACGTGGTTAGGGCTACTCACCGTTCTTGCCATTATTTGGGGTGGGCTGGTACAAATCATGCCATTATTTACACAAAATGAATTAACCGAACCTTGCGACTGGGTCAAACCCCGCCCCGCCCTAGAGCAAGCTGGCTTTAACATCTATGTTCGTGAAGGTTGCTATAACTGTCACTCACAGATGATTCGCCCCTTTCGCTGGGAAACCGAGCGTTATGGTGCCTATTCTCTCGCCTGTGAGTCGGTTTATGACCGTCCATTCCAATGGGGTTCAAAACGGACTGGACCTGATTTAGCCCGTGTTGGCGGCCGTTATTCTGATGAATGGCATTATTTACACTTAATCGACCCACGGACTTTGGTGCCTGAGTCAAACATGCCGGCATTCCCTTGGCTAGAAACCACGCCAGTTGACGCAGAACTGACCCAAAAAAGCATGCGCACATTAAAAGACAGCTTTGGGCACCCTTATACGGAAGCACAAATCGAAAATGCCATCAACGACCTAGAAGGCAAAACAGAAATCGAAGCCGTCATTGCCTACCTGCAAGGGCTTGGCGTCGGCAGAAACATTAAAAGGTAG
- the ccoN gene encoding cytochrome-c oxidase, cbb3-type subunit I: MQTVAKTINYDYKVIKLFTVMAVFWGIVAMFIGVWAASQLAWPALNFETPYISFNRIRPIHTNGVIFGFGGCALFATSYFVVQRTCRASLFMPKLAMFTFWGYQAILALAVITYSLGFTQSKEYAELIWPLDIALTIVWVAYAVVFFGTITKREEPHIFVGLWFYGAFIIAVAILHIFNSLAVPVNWHLSYPIYSGAVDAMVQWWYGHNAVGFFLTAAFLGMMYYFVPAQAERPIYSYRLSIVHFWALISIYMWAGPHHLHYTALPNWTQTVGMAFSVVLWVPSWGGMINGIMTLSGAWEKLVTDPIIRFLFVALSFYGMSTFEGPMMAIKTVNSLSHYTDWTIGHVHSGALGWVGMITIGSIYCMFPRLFGQKHMKSKKLIEVHFWLASIGIVLYVTAMWVAGIMQGLLWREVHADGTLAYSFVEVLKTTYPYYVTRVLGGVLYVSGMVVMAYNLYITYRACKAGEVLDGLNRTDGAASPAPVMAKV, encoded by the coding sequence ATGCAAACGGTAGCTAAGACAATCAACTACGACTACAAAGTCATTAAATTATTCACGGTAATGGCCGTATTTTGGGGTATCGTGGCAATGTTTATTGGTGTCTGGGCTGCATCCCAACTCGCTTGGCCCGCGCTCAACTTTGAGACGCCTTATATCAGCTTTAACCGCATTCGCCCAATCCATACCAACGGCGTCATTTTTGGGTTTGGTGGGTGTGCTTTGTTTGCCACCTCGTATTTTGTCGTGCAACGCACTTGCCGCGCCAGTTTATTTATGCCTAAACTTGCCATGTTTACCTTTTGGGGTTATCAGGCGATATTGGCGCTTGCCGTGATCACTTATTCGCTGGGCTTTACCCAATCCAAAGAATACGCCGAACTAATTTGGCCGCTGGATATTGCACTAACTATCGTTTGGGTCGCTTATGCGGTGGTCTTTTTCGGCACGATTACAAAACGCGAAGAGCCGCATATTTTTGTCGGTCTTTGGTTTTACGGTGCGTTTATTATTGCGGTTGCCATTTTGCATATTTTTAACAGCTTGGCCGTACCCGTTAACTGGCATTTGTCATACCCTATTTATTCAGGCGCTGTCGACGCGATGGTGCAATGGTGGTACGGACACAATGCGGTCGGATTTTTCCTAACGGCGGCTTTTTTAGGCATGATGTACTACTTTGTCCCCGCTCAAGCAGAACGCCCGATTTATTCGTATCGCTTATCAATTGTCCACTTTTGGGCACTGATTTCTATCTACATGTGGGCTGGACCACACCACTTGCACTATACCGCGCTGCCTAACTGGACGCAAACCGTTGGCATGGCATTTTCCGTTGTGCTTTGGGTACCGTCTTGGGGCGGTATGATTAATGGTATTATGACGCTTTCTGGCGCTTGGGAAAAGCTCGTCACCGACCCGATTATCCGTTTTTTATTCGTGGCGTTATCCTTTTATGGCATGTCGACGTTTGAAGGCCCAATGATGGCCATCAAAACTGTCAACTCCTTATCACACTATACCGACTGGACTATTGGTCACGTGCATTCAGGCGCTTTGGGCTGGGTGGGCATGATTACCATTGGTTCAATCTATTGCATGTTCCCCAGACTATTCGGGCAAAAGCACATGAAAAGCAAAAAGCTCATTGAAGTCCACTTTTGGCTAGCCTCCATCGGCATCGTCCTATACGTGACTGCCATGTGGGTAGCCGGCATTATGCAAGGGCTCTTATGGCGCGAAGTCCACGCTGATGGCACGCTGGCGTATTCTTTTGTCGAAGTCTTAAAAACCACCTATCCGTACTACGTAACCCGCGTCTTGGGTGGTGTGTTGTATGTCAGCGGAATGGTCGTAATGGCGTACAACCTCTATATCACTTATCGTGCCTGTAAAGCAGGCGAAGTATTGGATGGACTAAATCGTACTGATGGCGCCGCATCACCAGCGCCTGTAATGGCCAAAGTCTAA